In Burkholderiales bacterium, the following proteins share a genomic window:
- a CDS encoding PepSY domain-containing protein translates to MRALTLIHRWLGVAFALFFAMWFASGIVMHFVPFPALTEAERIDGLAPLSGTAIQNGPDAAIRASGLAEADRVRLFVRSDGAIYVIRSGASVVALHAENLSPAGVRTGELAVAIAADHARRRGLDVSHASLEALADYDQWSVPNDLDPHRPLYRIALGDAAGTELYVSSQTGEVVRDTTRRERAWNYAGSVVHWIYPTVLRRNWPLWDATVWTLSLIALLTAIAGVALGVLRMRWRSLSTPYRAWHAWHHALGIGCALFVLTWIASGWLSMDHGRIFSTGKPDAHEARAFTGELLVTMLGATALSGAETAARELGWFDFGGRAYRRERIDLERQHLRTFPRSALRDEPWLTDDEVTAAARRLAGCGSVAVVGGDDAYAMKSATPGAPVYRVQCGETWLHVDGASGALLERLDPSRRAYRWLYSALHTLDFPALMQRPTLRTAIVVVLCAVGFVFSMTGVVIGWRRLTKPNPNPPPP, encoded by the coding sequence ATGCGCGCGCTGACCCTGATCCATCGCTGGCTCGGTGTCGCGTTCGCGCTGTTCTTCGCGATGTGGTTCGCGAGCGGCATCGTGATGCACTTCGTGCCGTTCCCCGCGCTGACCGAAGCCGAGCGCATCGACGGGCTCGCGCCGCTGTCGGGCACCGCGATTCAGAACGGTCCCGACGCCGCGATCCGCGCGTCCGGCCTCGCCGAAGCCGATCGGGTGCGGCTCTTCGTGCGCAGCGACGGCGCGATCTACGTGATCAGGTCCGGCGCGAGCGTCGTCGCGCTGCACGCGGAGAATCTCTCGCCAGCCGGCGTGCGCACGGGTGAGCTTGCGGTCGCGATCGCGGCCGACCACGCGCGCCGCCGCGGTCTCGATGTCTCGCACGCGAGCCTCGAAGCGCTCGCCGATTACGACCAGTGGAGCGTGCCGAACGATCTCGACCCGCACCGCCCCTTGTATCGCATCGCGCTCGGCGACGCCGCGGGTACCGAGCTCTACGTGTCTTCGCAGACGGGCGAAGTGGTGCGCGACACCACGCGGCGCGAGCGCGCGTGGAACTATGCGGGCAGCGTCGTGCACTGGATCTATCCGACGGTGCTCAGGCGCAACTGGCCGCTGTGGGATGCGACGGTGTGGACGCTCTCGCTGATCGCGCTCCTGACGGCGATTGCGGGCGTCGCGCTCGGCGTTCTGCGCATGCGCTGGCGCAGCCTCTCGACGCCGTATCGCGCGTGGCACGCGTGGCATCACGCGCTCGGCATCGGCTGCGCGCTGTTCGTGCTGACGTGGATAGCGAGCGGGTGGCTGTCGATGGATCACGGGCGGATCTTCTCGACCGGCAAGCCCGATGCGCACGAGGCTCGGGCGTTCACCGGCGAGCTTCTCGTGACGATGCTCGGAGCCACCGCGCTCTCCGGCGCCGAAACGGCCGCGCGTGAGCTCGGGTGGTTCGACTTCGGCGGCCGCGCGTACCGCCGCGAGCGCATCGACCTCGAGCGCCAGCACCTGCGGACGTTCCCGCGCTCGGCGTTACGCGACGAGCCGTGGCTCACCGACGACGAAGTGACCGCCGCCGCACGGCGGCTCGCAGGCTGCGGAAGTGTTGCCGTCGTGGGCGGCGACGATGCGTATGCGATGAAGTCTGCGACTCCCGGTGCACCGGTGTATCGCGTGCAGTGCGGCGAGACGTGGCTGCACGTCGACGGCGCGAGCGGGGCGCTGCTGGAAAGGCTCGATCCGTCGCGGCGTGCGTATCGGTGGCTCTACAGTGCGCTGCATACGCTCGACTTCCCGGCTTTGATGCAGCGGCCGACGCTCAGGACCGCGATCGTCGTCGTGTTGTGCGCAGTCGGCTTTGTGTTCAGCATGACCGGCGTGGTGATCGGTTGGCGCCGGCTGACGAAGCCAAACCCAAATCCACCCCCACCCTAA
- a CDS encoding sorbosone dehydrogenase family protein translates to MKPHTLIYLSLLALCACGETARLPESAGVGPNPKLPEPNQTLIPTVHVAEAKGWSQGGAPAAGAGLAVNAFAAGLDHPRWVYVLPNGDVLVAETNAPPKPEDGKGIKGKIMKHMQKKAGAGVPSANRITLLRDADGDGLAETKTVFLEKLNSPFGMTLVGGDLYVANSDALVRFPYKAGDTYIAAAPAKVTDLPGGPLNHHWTKNVIAHRGGSKLYVTVGSNSNVAENGIEKEEGRAAIWEVDAATGAHRIFASGLRNPNGMAWEPSTGALWTVVNERDELGSDLVPDYLTSVRDGGFYGWPYSYYGKHVDARVKPQREDLVAKAIVPDYALGTHVAALGLASSAGNKLPPQFANGMFIGQHGSWNRKPRSGYKVVFVPFEAGKPTGQPVDVLTGFVKNDEASGRPVGVAIDTRGALLVADDVGNTVWRVTAAK, encoded by the coding sequence ATGAAACCCCACACGCTTATTTACCTGTCGCTGCTCGCGCTGTGCGCCTGCGGCGAGACCGCGCGCCTTCCCGAAAGCGCCGGCGTCGGACCGAATCCCAAGCTGCCGGAGCCGAACCAGACCCTGATCCCGACCGTGCACGTGGCCGAAGCCAAAGGCTGGTCGCAGGGCGGCGCGCCGGCGGCCGGCGCGGGCCTCGCGGTCAACGCCTTCGCCGCGGGGCTCGACCATCCGCGGTGGGTCTACGTGCTGCCCAACGGCGATGTGCTCGTCGCCGAGACCAACGCCCCGCCCAAGCCGGAGGACGGCAAAGGCATCAAGGGCAAGATCATGAAGCACATGCAGAAGAAAGCCGGGGCGGGCGTGCCGAGCGCGAACCGCATCACGCTGCTGCGCGACGCCGACGGCGACGGGTTGGCCGAGACGAAGACCGTGTTCCTCGAGAAGCTCAACTCGCCGTTCGGGATGACGCTCGTCGGCGGTGACCTGTACGTCGCCAACTCCGATGCGCTGGTGCGCTTTCCGTACAAGGCCGGCGACACGTACATCGCCGCGGCGCCGGCGAAGGTGACCGACCTGCCGGGCGGACCGCTCAACCATCACTGGACCAAGAACGTCATCGCCCATCGGGGCGGCTCCAAGCTGTACGTCACCGTCGGCTCGAACAGCAACGTCGCGGAGAACGGCATCGAGAAGGAAGAGGGCCGCGCGGCGATCTGGGAAGTCGATGCTGCGACCGGCGCGCATCGCATCTTCGCGTCGGGCCTGCGCAATCCGAACGGCATGGCGTGGGAGCCTTCGACCGGCGCGCTGTGGACCGTCGTCAACGAGCGCGACGAGCTCGGCAGCGATCTCGTGCCCGACTACCTCACGTCGGTACGCGACGGCGGCTTCTACGGCTGGCCGTACAGCTATTACGGCAAGCACGTCGATGCGCGCGTCAAGCCGCAGCGCGAAGACCTCGTCGCGAAAGCGATCGTCCCCGATTACGCGCTCGGCACGCACGTCGCGGCGCTCGGCCTCGCGTCTTCGGCGGGCAACAAGCTGCCGCCGCAGTTCGCCAACGGCATGTTCATCGGCCAGCACGGCTCGTGGAACCGCAAGCCGCGCAGCGGCTACAAAGTGGTGTTCGTGCCGTTCGAAGCCGGCAAGCCGACCGGGCAGCCGGTCGACGTGCTCACCGGTTTCGTGAAGAACGACGAAGCGTCAGGCCGCCCGGTCGGCGTCGCGATCGATACGCGCGGGGCGCTGCTGGTGGCGGATGACGTGGGGAATACGGTTTGGAGGGTTACCGCCGCGAAGTAA
- a CDS encoding DUF1330 domain-containing protein, translated as MAKGYWISCFRSLKDPEKLAAYAKLAAPVMQAANAKFLVRGMPAKVYEKGLEQRTVVIEFESVEKAIQAHDSPGYQEALRVLGDACERDLRIVEGLE; from the coding sequence ATGGCCAAAGGCTACTGGATCAGCTGCTTCCGCTCGCTCAAGGACCCCGAGAAGCTCGCGGCGTACGCGAAGCTCGCCGCACCCGTCATGCAGGCCGCGAACGCGAAGTTCCTGGTGCGCGGCATGCCCGCGAAAGTCTACGAAAAAGGGCTCGAGCAGCGCACCGTGGTGATCGAGTTCGAGAGCGTCGAGAAAGCGATACAGGCCCACGACAGCCCGGGCTACCAGGAAGCGCTGCGGGTGCTGGGCGATGCGTGCGAACGAGACCTGCGGATCGTCGAAGGACTCGAGTAG
- a CDS encoding HAD family phosphatase codes for MLKAVIFDVDGTLVDSNLGHVEAWREAFAHYGKELSAEEVFAQIGKGGDQLMPVFLSQHELERFGQALEALRVEIFTRDYLPGVTPFPKVRELFERLKRSGVKIALASSSQEAEVEHHQKTLEVEDLVDVATSKDDVERSKPCPDIFETALARLDGVAPDEAIVVGDTPYDVIAAARCGMKTIALLCGGFPAEALREAGAIAIFDDVAQLLDHFEASPLAASATALP; via the coding sequence GTGCTCAAAGCCGTGATCTTCGACGTCGACGGGACCCTCGTCGATTCCAACCTCGGCCACGTCGAAGCGTGGCGCGAAGCGTTCGCCCATTACGGCAAAGAGCTGTCAGCCGAGGAGGTGTTTGCCCAGATCGGCAAAGGCGGCGACCAGCTCATGCCGGTGTTCCTGTCGCAGCACGAGCTCGAGCGCTTCGGACAGGCGCTCGAAGCTCTACGCGTCGAGATCTTCACGCGCGACTACCTGCCGGGTGTGACGCCGTTTCCCAAGGTCCGCGAGCTTTTCGAGCGCTTGAAGCGCTCGGGCGTGAAGATCGCGCTCGCGAGCTCGTCGCAAGAAGCCGAGGTCGAGCATCACCAGAAGACGCTCGAAGTCGAGGATCTCGTCGACGTCGCGACGAGCAAGGACGACGTCGAGCGCTCCAAGCCCTGTCCCGACATCTTCGAGACCGCGCTCGCACGGCTCGACGGCGTCGCTCCGGACGAGGCGATCGTGGTCGGCGATACGCCGTACGACGTCATCGCCGCCGCGCGCTGCGGCATGAAGACGATCGCGCTCCTCTGCGGCGGATTTCCGGCCGAGGCGCTGCGCGAAGCGGGCGCCATCGCGATCTTCGACGACGTCGCACAGCTTCTGGACCACTTCGAGGCGTCGCCCCTCGCGGCGAGCGCAACTGCATTACCATAG
- a CDS encoding carboxypeptidase-like regulatory domain-containing protein yields the protein MTTSRFAVTALLASALAAWQVSTAQEKSAAAVTVSSRDIGGVVTSAQGPEAGVWVIAETNDLPTRYVKIVVTDDRGRYVIPDLPQAGYTVWARGYGLVDSPKTTTAPGKLVDLRAPVAPTPAAAAEYYPAAYWYSMLKIPEPSEFGTSITRAKTQPEWLNVVKTNGCITCHQLGNKATRTIPKDFAHMSATDAWTRRILSGQAMTSMTNAISRVAAQHALKLYGEWTDRIAAGAVPASQPARPQGVERNVVITLWDWSRPTAYMHDQISTDKRKPTVNANGPLFGTTEESTDFLPVLDPVKHVASEVKHPVRDPNTPSSKALSYTASPYWGETRIWDSQTSMHNPMLDEQARVWFTARVRPPDNPAFCRAGSGHPSAKAFPLNRANRHLSMYDPKTRRFTLISTCFQTHHLVFAEDASHTLWTSGDSGNQVIGWFNRKVFEETGDEQRAQGWTPFVLDTNGNGKRDDYVEPDQPVDPTKDKRIAAGFYGVAVNPVDGSVWGSSLGFPGNLVRVNPGPDPTHTALAEVFEYPVEMNGYGVRGMDIDRNGVVWSSLASGHLASFDRRRCKGPLNGPKATGRHCPEGWTLYAFPGPQFENVKASGSVESSYYTWVDQFDTFGLGRNVPIATGNLNDGLLALVDGKWVILRVPYPMGFYAKWLDGRIDDPNGGWKGRALWATTSTRAPFHMETGKGTRPKVAKFQLRPDPLAK from the coding sequence ATGACGACGTCACGCTTTGCCGTAACAGCCCTGCTCGCGTCCGCGCTCGCGGCGTGGCAGGTTTCGACCGCGCAGGAGAAGAGCGCAGCAGCCGTCACCGTGAGTTCGCGCGACATCGGGGGCGTCGTCACCAGCGCCCAGGGGCCCGAAGCCGGCGTGTGGGTGATCGCGGAGACCAACGACCTGCCGACGCGCTACGTCAAGATCGTGGTCACCGACGATCGCGGTCGTTACGTCATCCCCGACCTGCCGCAGGCCGGTTACACCGTGTGGGCGCGCGGCTACGGCCTGGTCGATTCGCCGAAGACGACCACGGCGCCGGGCAAGCTCGTCGATCTCCGGGCGCCCGTCGCGCCCACGCCTGCCGCGGCGGCCGAATACTACCCGGCCGCGTACTGGTACTCGATGCTGAAGATTCCCGAGCCTTCGGAGTTCGGCACGAGCATCACCAGGGCGAAGACGCAGCCCGAGTGGCTCAACGTCGTGAAGACCAACGGCTGCATCACCTGCCACCAGCTCGGCAACAAGGCGACGCGCACCATCCCGAAAGACTTCGCGCACATGAGCGCGACCGACGCGTGGACGCGCCGCATCCTGTCGGGGCAGGCAATGACCTCGATGACCAACGCGATCTCGCGCGTCGCCGCCCAGCACGCTCTGAAGCTGTACGGCGAATGGACCGACCGCATCGCGGCGGGCGCAGTGCCGGCATCGCAGCCCGCGAGGCCGCAAGGCGTCGAGCGCAACGTCGTCATCACGCTGTGGGACTGGAGCCGCCCGACCGCGTACATGCACGACCAGATCTCGACCGACAAGCGCAAGCCGACCGTCAACGCCAACGGGCCGCTGTTCGGCACCACCGAAGAGAGCACCGACTTCCTGCCGGTGCTCGATCCGGTGAAGCACGTCGCGAGCGAGGTGAAGCACCCGGTGCGCGATCCGAACACGCCCTCGTCGAAGGCGCTCAGCTACACCGCTTCGCCCTACTGGGGCGAGACGCGCATCTGGGACAGCCAGACTTCGATGCACAACCCGATGCTCGACGAGCAGGCGCGAGTCTGGTTCACGGCGCGCGTGCGCCCGCCGGACAATCCCGCGTTCTGCCGTGCAGGCTCGGGCCATCCGTCGGCGAAAGCGTTTCCGCTCAATCGCGCGAATCGCCATCTTTCGATGTACGACCCGAAGACCCGCCGCTTCACGCTGATCAGCACGTGCTTCCAGACCCATCACCTGGTGTTCGCCGAGGACGCGAGCCACACGCTGTGGACGAGCGGCGACTCGGGGAACCAGGTGATCGGATGGTTCAACCGCAAGGTCTTCGAAGAGACCGGCGACGAGCAGCGCGCGCAGGGGTGGACGCCTTTCGTGCTCGACACCAACGGCAACGGCAAGCGCGACGACTACGTCGAGCCCGATCAACCGGTCGATCCGACGAAGGACAAGCGCATCGCAGCCGGTTTCTACGGCGTCGCGGTGAATCCGGTGGACGGCTCGGTCTGGGGCTCGTCGCTGGGCTTTCCGGGGAATCTGGTGAGGGTGAATCCGGGCCCCGACCCGACGCACACCGCGCTCGCCGAAGTCTTCGAGTACCCGGTCGAGATGAACGGCTACGGCGTGCGCGGCATGGACATCGATCGCAACGGGGTGGTGTGGTCGTCACTCGCGAGCGGGCATCTCGCGAGCTTCGACCGGCGCAGATGCAAAGGCCCGCTCAACGGGCCGAAAGCGACGGGCAGGCACTGCCCCGAAGGCTGGACGCTCTACGCGTTCCCGGGGCCGCAATTCGAGAACGTCAAAGCGAGCGGCAGCGTCGAATCGAGCTACTACACCTGGGTCGACCAGTTCGATACGTTCGGTCTCGGCCGTAACGTGCCGATCGCGACGGGGAACCTCAACGACGGTCTGCTCGCGCTCGTCGACGGCAAGTGGGTGATCCTGCGCGTGCCGTACCCGATGGGCTTCTACGCGAAATGGCTGGACGGCCGTATCGACGATCCGAACGGCGGATGGAAAGGACGCGCCTTATGGGCGACGACGTCGACGCGCGCGCCCTTCCACATGGAGACCGGCAAGGGCACACGGCCGAAGGTGGCGAAGTTCCAGCTTCGCCCCGACCCGCTCGCCAAATAG
- a CDS encoding MFS transporter, with the protein MNAQAQTRTLPQVFALGVTQTIAWASSTYLIAILARPIAEELGLSLSTVFGAFSISLVVMALTGPSAGRAIDTRGGRGVLLLSNVVLAGGLALLGAAHEPVVLFAAWCAIGWGMALGLYDAAFATLVRLHGEAARAPITGITLIAGFASTVGWPLTAFVAERYGWRVSCYAWAVLHIAVALPVNLLFVPKVARRAPSASDRKEASASVFGADAQEKRAFVLLALFAALTAFVTSAMAAHLPGLLVAAGTTAVGAIAAGALLGPAQVAARFLEFTASRRFDLHPLASARIATACHPLAGFALAFFGGPTAVAMAFAVLHGAGNGLITIARGTLPLAIFGAAGYGHRQGVLGVLARAMQALAPYAYGLVLERAGAGAAIALSVGLSLVALATLLVLAAPSTRA; encoded by the coding sequence ATGAATGCCCAAGCGCAAACGCGAACGCTGCCCCAGGTCTTCGCACTCGGCGTCACCCAGACGATCGCGTGGGCGTCGTCGACCTATCTCATCGCCATCCTCGCGCGGCCCATCGCCGAAGAGCTCGGGCTCTCGCTGTCGACCGTGTTCGGCGCGTTTTCGATCTCGCTCGTCGTCATGGCGCTCACCGGTCCGTCGGCCGGCCGCGCGATCGACACCCGCGGCGGTCGCGGCGTGCTGCTCCTGTCGAACGTCGTGCTCGCGGGCGGCCTCGCGCTGCTCGGCGCGGCGCACGAGCCCGTGGTGTTGTTCGCGGCGTGGTGCGCGATCGGCTGGGGTATGGCGCTCGGCCTCTACGACGCGGCGTTCGCGACGCTGGTGCGCCTGCACGGGGAGGCGGCGCGCGCGCCGATCACCGGCATCACGCTGATCGCCGGCTTCGCGAGCACCGTCGGCTGGCCGCTCACCGCGTTCGTCGCCGAGCGCTACGGCTGGCGCGTGAGCTGTTACGCGTGGGCGGTGCTGCACATCGCGGTCGCACTGCCGGTCAATCTGCTCTTCGTCCCGAAGGTCGCGCGGCGCGCGCCGAGCGCGTCCGATCGCAAAGAGGCGTCGGCATCGGTATTCGGCGCCGACGCACAGGAAAAGCGCGCGTTCGTGCTGCTCGCGCTGTTCGCCGCGCTGACCGCGTTCGTCACTTCGGCGATGGCCGCGCACCTGCCGGGCCTGCTGGTCGCGGCGGGCACCACCGCCGTGGGCGCGATCGCCGCGGGCGCGCTGCTCGGTCCGGCGCAGGTCGCGGCGCGCTTTCTCGAGTTCACCGCCTCGCGCCGCTTCGACCTGCACCCGCTCGCGAGCGCGCGCATCGCGACCGCGTGCCATCCGCTCGCAGGATTCGCGCTCGCCTTTTTCGGCGGCCCGACCGCGGTCGCGATGGCGTTCGCGGTGCTGCACGGCGCGGGCAACGGCCTGATCACGATCGCGCGCGGCACGCTGCCGCTCGCGATCTTCGGTGCCGCCGGCTATGGTCATCGCCAGGGCGTGCTCGGGGTCCTCGCGCGCGCCATGCAGGCGCTCGCCCCTTACGCGTACGGCCTGGTGCTCGAGCGCGCCGGCGCCGGCGCGGCGATTGCCTTGTCGGTCGGGCTGTCGCTGGTCGCGCTGGCGACGCTGCTCGTGCTCGCAGCGCCGTCAACGCGGGCCTAG
- a CDS encoding alpha/beta fold hydrolase: MKRLVLALVLAVASAAAAAADFGAVVMHGKWGSPDQHVAAIASALAKQGYLVVSPEMPWSRRRNYDRTVEEADAEIDAQIEKLRAGGAQRIVLVGHSMGAAYALHYAGRSQVDAIVAIAPGHRPEAPRIAQALANDVSRARNLVAAGKGAEVVSFTDFNTGGRRSRISASAAVFASYFDPQGPMNLSRNAAGIKPAPVLWLVPAREESPLREGNLALFKRLPENRSNRLGEPSSDHLNAPQASVEMVVEWLRGLEKK, from the coding sequence GTGAAGCGGCTCGTCCTCGCGCTCGTCTTGGCCGTCGCGTCGGCCGCCGCGGCGGCGGCGGATTTCGGCGCTGTCGTCATGCACGGCAAGTGGGGCTCGCCCGACCAGCACGTCGCGGCGATCGCCTCCGCGCTCGCGAAGCAGGGGTATCTCGTGGTCTCGCCCGAGATGCCGTGGTCGCGGCGGCGCAACTACGACCGGACCGTCGAAGAAGCCGACGCCGAGATCGATGCGCAGATCGAGAAGCTTCGGGCCGGCGGCGCCCAACGCATCGTGCTCGTCGGCCACAGCATGGGCGCGGCGTATGCGCTGCACTACGCGGGCCGGAGCCAGGTCGACGCGATCGTCGCGATCGCGCCGGGACACCGGCCGGAAGCGCCGCGCATCGCGCAGGCGCTCGCCAACGACGTCAGCCGTGCGCGCAACCTCGTCGCGGCGGGCAAGGGCGCCGAGGTCGTCTCGTTCACCGATTTCAACACCGGCGGACGCAGGAGCCGCATCAGCGCGAGCGCGGCGGTGTTCGCGAGCTACTTCGATCCGCAAGGCCCGATGAACCTCTCGCGCAACGCCGCGGGCATCAAGCCCGCGCCGGTGCTCTGGCTCGTGCCGGCGCGCGAGGAGTCGCCGCTGCGCGAGGGCAACCTCGCGCTCTTCAAGCGGCTGCCGGAGAATCGGTCGAACAGGCTCGGAGAGCCGTCGAGCGATCACCTCAATGCGCCCCAGGCGTCGGTGGAGATGGTGGTGGAGTGGCTGCGCGGCTTGGAGAAGAAGTGA
- a CDS encoding VOC family protein, with protein MATPLFHLAFPVDDLAKARAFYGDLLGCPEGRSAEDWVDFDFYGHQIVAHLAPEEVGHRATSKVDGDNVPVRHFGAILSMTQWEALADKLRKAGTRFIIEPHVRFKGQVGEQATMFFLDPCGNALEFKSFADLSQVFAK; from the coding sequence ATGGCCACCCCCCTCTTCCACCTCGCTTTCCCCGTCGACGATCTCGCCAAGGCGCGCGCGTTCTACGGCGACCTCCTGGGCTGCCCCGAAGGGCGCTCGGCCGAGGACTGGGTCGATTTCGATTTCTACGGCCACCAGATCGTCGCGCACCTCGCACCCGAAGAAGTCGGGCATCGAGCGACGTCCAAGGTCGACGGTGACAACGTCCCGGTGCGGCACTTCGGCGCGATCCTGTCGATGACTCAATGGGAAGCGCTCGCCGACAAGCTCCGCAAGGCAGGCACCCGGTTCATCATCGAGCCGCACGTGCGCTTCAAAGGCCAGGTCGGCGAGCAGGCGACGATGTTCTTCCTCGACCCGTGCGGCAATGCGCTGGAGTTCAAGTCGTTCGCGGATCTGTCCCAAGTATTTGCGAAGTAG
- a CDS encoding TAXI family TRAP transporter solute-binding subunit, giving the protein MFRTMKALLWAASAVLAFSAPVQAQEKIQLSIATGGTGGVYYPLGGGMANVLSKHVPGLTATAEVTGGSVDNLKLIGTGKPYIAMSMADAGLDAYKGEDKFKGHKVPARTLMIMYPNRMHVVTVDGTGVNTMADLKGKRVSTGSPGSATEVMAFRLIEAAGLDKDKDMKRERLGVAESVNAIKDKKIDAFFWVGGLPTAAVTDLAATPGVKIKLVDHANLIPAMNKKYGNLYFADVIPKATYSGMAADNHMASVANILVANEKMSDQTAYNIVKTVFEHKPELVAVHKEAENFKLENQKQSATPIPFHPGALKYYKEKGLKVQ; this is encoded by the coding sequence ATGTTTCGCACCATGAAGGCGCTGCTGTGGGCGGCGTCCGCAGTTCTCGCGTTCTCGGCGCCGGTTCAGGCGCAGGAGAAGATCCAGCTTTCGATCGCGACCGGCGGCACCGGCGGCGTGTACTACCCGCTCGGCGGCGGCATGGCGAACGTGCTGTCGAAGCACGTGCCCGGCCTGACCGCGACCGCCGAAGTGACCGGCGGCTCGGTCGATAACCTCAAGCTCATCGGCACCGGCAAGCCGTACATCGCGATGTCGATGGCGGACGCCGGCCTCGATGCATACAAGGGCGAGGACAAGTTCAAGGGCCACAAAGTGCCGGCCCGCACGCTCATGATCATGTACCCCAACCGCATGCACGTGGTGACGGTCGACGGCACCGGCGTCAACACGATGGCCGATCTCAAGGGCAAGCGCGTGTCCACCGGCTCGCCCGGCAGCGCGACCGAAGTCATGGCGTTCCGCCTGATCGAAGCCGCGGGCCTCGATAAAGACAAGGATATGAAGCGCGAGCGCCTCGGCGTCGCCGAGTCGGTGAACGCGATCAAGGACAAGAAGATCGACGCGTTCTTCTGGGTCGGCGGCCTGCCCACCGCGGCGGTGACCGACCTCGCCGCGACCCCCGGCGTGAAGATCAAGCTGGTCGACCACGCCAATCTCATCCCGGCGATGAACAAGAAGTACGGGAACCTGTACTTCGCCGACGTGATCCCGAAGGCGACCTACAGCGGCATGGCCGCCGACAACCACATGGCGTCGGTGGCGAACATCCTGGTCGCGAACGAGAAGATGTCCGACCAGACCGCGTACAACATCGTGAAGACGGTGTTCGAGCACAAGCCCGAGCTCGTGGCGGTCCACAAGGAAGCCGAGAACTTCAAGCTCGAGAACCAGAAGCAGTCGGCGACGCCGATCCCGTTCCATCCGGGCGCGCTGAAGTACTACAAAGAAAAAGGCCTGAAAGTCCAGTAA